From Pleurocapsa sp. PCC 7319:
ACTGATAAAAATAGCAGTAGTGCATGCTGGTATGCTGAAATACTTAAAGAAAGTTTTCATGGGTCATGAAAAGATTTAAAGGTACTGAATACAAAAAAATATCTGCTTTCTCAAACAATAAGATTACTAGTAAATTCCGCTCTAGTAAATTCCGATATCGTTATTTATGCTTATGTCTTACTGTAATATTGTGTATAACTATACCATTATTTATACCTAAAACAATTGGCGCAGAAGTATCTTCAACATCATCTCAATCAAATATTTTGTTAGATCGAGCCGATAATGCTTATGCTTCTGGCAATTATCAAGAAGCTATTTCTATTTGGTTGAAAGTAGTCAAAGAGCAAAAACCTAAATCGAATCAACTGGCTACTGTATATGCAAATTTAGCCTCTATATACTGGCATACAGGAAAGGCGGGGGAAGCAGTAAAATATTGGCAAGAATCGCTCAAAATTTATCGGGAGATAAAAACTAATAAATTCGATGAGAAAATAGCAGCAACTCTTGTCGATACGGCAAGAGCTTACAACGATCTCGGACAGCCCCGCTTTTCAATTCCTTTATTAACTGAGGCTATCTCCATTGCTAAAAATAAAGAATTGAACAGAGTTGAGAATATGGGTTATTTAACTTTGGGGAATGCCTACACAATTCAGGGTGATTACAGCCCAGCTATTAATGCTTATAAAAACAGTTTGAAGGGTATTGATCGCGTAGATAATGATTTACCAATTGTAGTTTGGAATAATCTTAGTAAAGGTTATCAACAACAAGCATTAATTACTCGACAAAAAGCGATCGCCGCTGAAACTGAAGAAGATTTATCGGCAGATAAACTATGGCAACAGGTAAAAAGCGATCGCGCTTCAGCTTGGCAAGCAGCTAAAAAAGCAACTGAGATTAGAGTAAACAGTAAATCTATGGAGCGAGTAGAAGCTCTACTGCAAAGAGCTAAAATAGCTCAAGATGATGCTGATAAGTCCTCTGATGTGGTGGATAGTTTACTCAAAGCAGAAGTTATCTTGTCAGCTCTGCCAGATTCTCATCATAAGGTCTATGCTTTGATTGAATTGAGTGAGTTAACTAATAATTATGATTTGAGATCGAAGAAAATATTAGATTCTACGGTAAAAACGGCTCAGAAGATCGATAATCCTAAAGTTAGTTCCTCTGCTTATGGAGCTATGGGTAAATATTATGAGTCCCAGCAGCAATACGATAAAGCTTTATATTGGACGGAACAAGCACAATTTACCGCTCAACAGATACAAGCTCTAGATAGTCTTTATCAGTGGGATTGGCAGACAGCTAGGATTTACAACGCCACAGGTAAAACAGAAGCAGCAATAGAGGCTTATGAACGAGCGATCGCTTCTTTGCAATCAATTAGAGCCAACACAACTCGATCTCAAGGCAATCCTTTATCTGAGTTTCAAAGCGATCTCGAACCTATTTATCGTGGTTTTATGCAATTACTATTGTCTAATAACTCTGATGAACGAAATCTTGAACTAGCACTACAAACTAAAGATTTACTCTTGCTTAGTGAGTTAGAAGCTTTTTTTGAAGATGATTGTTTTGAACTTGAAACTTATAGTGAAACTGACAGACTAGCCTATCTAAAGAAAACTAATACGGCAGTTATTAATACAGTAATAATAGACAATAAAACCTATATGGTTTGGCAATTACCAAATGGTCAATTTAAAAAATATGCCTTAGATATTACTCAGCAAGAGCTTCAAAGACTAGTAAATCAATGGCGATTTGATTTGGAAAACAAAGAGAATGATAATTATTTAGCTTTATCTCAAAGACTCTATGACTTGCTTTTTACGCCAGAGATTAAATCCTATCTAGAAACTTCAGAACTTAAAAATCTAATCTTTGTTAATGATGGAATATTACGGAATGTGCCAATGGCTGCCCTCCATGATGGCGAGAAGTTTTTAGTAGAGGATTATACTATTGCCAATTCTTTGGGTTTGAACATACAAATTAAACAGCCTCAACCTAAGATAGAAAAGGCTTTGGCGTTTGGTTTGACAGTAGGGGTTAATAATTTTCCGACCCTGCCATATGTCAAACAAGAGATCGAACAGTTGGGTAAACTTGCCGATGAAAAAGGCTTTTTGAACGAAGAATTTACCAAAAGTAGTTTTAAACAGCAAATAGAATCAAACAAATCATCGCTAGTTCATATTGCTACTCACGGGCGATTTGGTGGAAATCGCGAAAATACTTTTTTACAGGCATATCGCAGTCAGATCGATTTGCAGGAATTAGAAGAGATATTAAGCACTCACAGTCTTAATTTTCCCAGCTACCCTATTCAATTATTGGTTCTAAGTGCCTGTGACACCGCAGCAGGCGATCCCCAATCTACTTTGGGAATGTCAGGAGTAGCTTCTAGATCGGGAATTAAAAATGTTTTGGGTAGTTTGTGGTCGGTTAATGATCGGCAGATAGTGACCCTAATTGATGCCTTTTACGATAATTGGATTGAAGATCGATTGCCCCTACCAGATGCTTTACGACAAGCTCAACTAGATTTGATTAGCAGCCCTGATTATCATCCTAGCAACTGGTCTAGCATGATCTTGTTTCAAAAATAATTTTAACAGTCTCTATTTTAAAATTGCCCAAATTGCAGTCGTCAAATAACTTTCATTTTTAAGTCGCTTGGAAGTATTACTATACCGTGACGTTTTGGTCTAATAGGTCTGGGATCGATTAGCTCTAGTCTGAAATTAGCCACAATTGTAGCTAATACCAACTTCATTTCATATTGGGCTAAACTAGCTCCAAGACAACGGCATTGCCCCCCACCAAAAGGTAAAAATTCGTATGTCGAATATTGTTTTTTTAGAAAACGCTCTGGTCTAAACTTGTTTGGTTCTGGATAAACCGCCTTTCTCCGATGAGCTAAGTAAATTGAGACATCAATTCCTGTTCCAGGTTCGAGATAATATCCATCAATTTCAATTGGTTTCTTAACAGTCCGAGCAAAAGTACTTAAGGCAGGAGGGTTGATTCGTAGAGTTTCATTACATACAGCTTCTAAATAAGGTAATCTGGCGATTTCCATTGGTTTTGTAAAGTCAGCACTAGAATTTAGCTCGTTTGAAACTTGTTCTCGAACTCCTAGAATATAATGAATCCAGTAAAGCATCCAAGACATTGCTGCTGCTGCCGTTTCAAACCCAGCAAAAATTAGAGTTAGTAATGCATCTCGGATTTCTTTATCGCTCATTGACTGACCGTTTTCATCGCTGCTAGTTGCTAGTAATGAGAGAAGATCGTATTTCTGACGCTCTTTCTGGTTTCGTCGCCAGGCAATTTCGCTATAAATTAAAGAATCGAGTTTCTGCTGTAAATGTCTTACTTTTCCCCAAAGACCAAGTTCTTGCTCCAACAGAACAGGAAAAAACCGCGCAGTCAATAAGTATGAAGCCAATATAGGAGAGTCAAACAACTCAAACAGGCTGATGAGGGTTTGCTTGATTTGCTCGCGTATGAGGTAATTATCTGAGCCAAAAACTTCCTCTAAAATAACTTCTAGAGATATCCTTTTCATCACCTGACGAACATCAAACGCACTACCAGGAACTAGATTACCGATAATTTTCTGCGTAATAGCGATTATATTTTGCCCGCAAGTATTCAAGCTGGCTCTATGCCAATTAGGAATGATTAGCTTCCTTTGTCTTTGATGTTCGAGTTCTGGTAAGAAAATAAATGAACCATCTCCCAAGAGAGACTTAACTAGTTCGCTTTTTTGAGAGTAGCCTATAGTATCAGACGGCGCATTGAAAATAGTACGGATAGCTTCAGGAGTACTAAAAGAAATTGTCGGAGGTAGTTTTTTTCCTCCCAGGGTAAAAGTTTCTCCATATTCTTCAGACCAGCGATCGAGCGAACCGATTGGATCTAATAGTACTTGAGATAGCTGAATTAGGTAAGGAGATTTAGAACCTGGGGGTATAGACATTAAGAACTAATAAATTACTCTAACTGATAAACTTCAAACTTTATAACTTTAAACTGTACGATTAATAGGGCAATAAAGAATATAACTCTTTGTATTTGATACAGCAGACCAAAACTTATGTGAAATTATCTCCAAACTATTGATTTATCTCACATTAAAATTCTTAGCGAATTTAACTAATTTCACAGCCTAAAGCTGTGACTATATTATCTCAAACTTGACTGGGTTATAGTCGAGCATCTTAATATAAGCCTAATGAAGTAAATAGCGACCTTATGAAACTGAAGCAAACAAGATTATTTTATAAACAGCAATTGGTTAGGGTTGGGCAAGGACTATGTTTATCATCCTTAATGTTCTTTGCTCCTATTACGTCTGTAAAGGCTCAGATTACCCCAGATGGGTCGCTACCTACCTCAGTAGAACAACAAGGAGATAATGAATTGAATATCAACGGTGGGGAAAGAGAAGGAAACAATCTTTTCCATAGTTTTGAAGAGTTTTCTGTGCCAGAAGGAATTGAAGCGGTATTTGAAAATGCGCCAGATATTGAGAATATTTTTACTCGCATTACTGGCGATACAGCCTCAAGCATAGACGGTATCCTCAGAACTCAAGGGGGAGCTAATTTCTTTCTGGTCAATCCTAACGGTATTGTCTTTGGCGAGAATGCGAGCTTAGATGTAGGTGGCTCGTTTATTGGCACAACTGCTAATAGTATTCAATTTGAGGATGGTGTTGAGTTTACAACCAATGACGGTGAAGAACAGCCAATTTTGACGGTAAGCGTTCCCATTGGATTACAGTTTGATGGTAATTCTGGTGCAATTACAGTTAATGGCACTGGAAATCAAATTAATTCTGAGTCTCC
This genomic window contains:
- a CDS encoding CHAT domain-containing protein, with the protein product MCITIPLFIPKTIGAEVSSTSSQSNILLDRADNAYASGNYQEAISIWLKVVKEQKPKSNQLATVYANLASIYWHTGKAGEAVKYWQESLKIYREIKTNKFDEKIAATLVDTARAYNDLGQPRFSIPLLTEAISIAKNKELNRVENMGYLTLGNAYTIQGDYSPAINAYKNSLKGIDRVDNDLPIVVWNNLSKGYQQQALITRQKAIAAETEEDLSADKLWQQVKSDRASAWQAAKKATEIRVNSKSMERVEALLQRAKIAQDDADKSSDVVDSLLKAEVILSALPDSHHKVYALIELSELTNNYDLRSKKILDSTVKTAQKIDNPKVSSSAYGAMGKYYESQQQYDKALYWTEQAQFTAQQIQALDSLYQWDWQTARIYNATGKTEAAIEAYERAIASLQSIRANTTRSQGNPLSEFQSDLEPIYRGFMQLLLSNNSDERNLELALQTKDLLLLSELEAFFEDDCFELETYSETDRLAYLKKTNTAVINTVIIDNKTYMVWQLPNGQFKKYALDITQQELQRLVNQWRFDLENKENDNYLALSQRLYDLLFTPEIKSYLETSELKNLIFVNDGILRNVPMAALHDGEKFLVEDYTIANSLGLNIQIKQPQPKIEKALAFGLTVGVNNFPTLPYVKQEIEQLGKLADEKGFLNEEFTKSSFKQQIESNKSSLVHIATHGRFGGNRENTFLQAYRSQIDLQELEEILSTHSLNFPSYPIQLLVLSACDTAAGDPQSTLGMSGVASRSGIKNVLGSLWSVNDRQIVTLIDAFYDNWIEDRLPLPDALRQAQLDLISSPDYHPSNWSSMILFQK
- a CDS encoding cytochrome P450, producing the protein MSIPPGSKSPYLIQLSQVLLDPIGSLDRWSEEYGETFTLGGKKLPPTISFSTPEAIRTIFNAPSDTIGYSQKSELVKSLLGDGSFIFLPELEHQRQRKLIIPNWHRASLNTCGQNIIAITQKIIGNLVPGSAFDVRQVMKRISLEVILEEVFGSDNYLIREQIKQTLISLFELFDSPILASYLLTARFFPVLLEQELGLWGKVRHLQQKLDSLIYSEIAWRRNQKERQKYDLLSLLATSSDENGQSMSDKEIRDALLTLIFAGFETAAAAMSWMLYWIHYILGVREQVSNELNSSADFTKPMEIARLPYLEAVCNETLRINPPALSTFARTVKKPIEIDGYYLEPGTGIDVSIYLAHRRKAVYPEPNKFRPERFLKKQYSTYEFLPFGGGQCRCLGASLAQYEMKLVLATIVANFRLELIDPRPIRPKRHGIVILPSDLKMKVI